One part of the Drosophila teissieri strain GT53w chromosome 3R, Prin_Dtei_1.1, whole genome shotgun sequence genome encodes these proteins:
- the LOC122622509 gene encoding probable serine/threonine-protein kinase MARK-C isoform X2 — MLDGQNELTRYSSEDVSGNESSEAPNMTEVERQAELNRHKEEMQKKRRKKRISSSLHSSTFQELYKLTGEILGEGAYASVQTCVNIYTDLEYAVKVIDKIPGHARARVFREVETFHHCQGHLGILQLIEFFEDDEKFYLVFEKINGGPLLTRIQEHICFSEHEASQIIKEIASGLDFLHKKGIAHRDLKPENILCVKTDSLCPIKICDFDLGSGIKFTTDISSPAATPQLLTPVGSAEFMAPEVVDLFVGEAHYYDKRCDLWSLGVIAYILLCGYPPFSGNCGEDCGWNRGENCRTCQELLFESIQEGHFSFPEAEWHDVSDEAKDLISNLLVKQAAKRLSAEAVLNHPWIRMCENEPPASKHARRHKALQTPSNIRRNHQSAREISQFAESAMAVKRVVLQHFSMRYDYMKERPNIYQPSQAYMDAYSDENYNPKPPGHYTRNRSQRNPAASLCGYGGRMSSMHGQRANSRQSSRNASRNASAIYPNSGGFKTLNVHEEDDDDEALEAFGRIDDDDDDEWARSTREYQQRREMQQRQEALGEDRYRRQSGSEGDDVEDEDGENEDYQHYKHYWRELDEDEGDDYLYEQQQRVDDIVEEEEFEDEPKEETQADNLKLSKAYVEQVGETNVEISKPQDDNGGYIREDLIMDNMDMEEKTQQSEFAKLTVMRKDAQKEENDIMQQHDEEKEEKQQDDVDGAKKQGPSSDISATTITDNNKQQTPVMTTTHINNWQTGDAIEDDDVKLLDSISDLNEKLPEIYETANIVVNSAAVPAASTPAASATRPPTDNPKEDDSNVIKPTTATEGTTMRTTFGQAAEEEKPVAQSHTAGHHSKTGRTVNFAPDAYQNDEDADIDEDDDYDEDEEEDLHEHSKQQLPSNAYTRKQRQQHQRYIVPRYQPADHVPQRQHTENWRYRTHHSQEQQPTADYRKYRPPFSTGGGGGHHGNQQRNYLGSFSHSGGAAGYKIPPMAPPMQPPPRHNSAGSSGSGSGSGGSPPSDEQSNIRNWRQDCVYARSCGMNQGPEQQRHHRSSGQRVPQQQRIGSGRFAHLQATQLMDELPDMRIGLSPPSESVLLQRRLRQQQRANDLSEYCEPATASG, encoded by the exons ATGTTGG ACGGACAGAATGAGCTGACGCGCTACAGCAGCGAGGATGTGTCGGGCAATGAGTCCAGTGAGGCGCCCAACATGACCGAGGTGGAACGCCAGGCGGAGCTTAACAGGCACAAGGAGGAGATGCAGAAGAAGCGGCGGAAGAAACGCATCAGCTCCTCTCTACATTCGTCAACCTTTCAGG AGCTGTACAAGCTGACTGGCGAGATTCTTGGCGAGGGAGCCTACGCATCGGTGCAAACTTGCGTTAACATCTACACCGATCTGGAGTACGCCGTGAAGGTGATCGATAAGATACCGGGACATGCGCGTGCACGTGTATTTCGCGAAGTGGAGACATTCCATCACTGCCAGGGCCATTTGGGCATCTTGCAACTGATCGAATTCTTCGAGGATGACGAAAAGTTCTACCTGGTATTTGAGAAGATCAACGGTGGTCCATTGCTAACGCGCATTCAGGAGCACATTTGCTTCTCTGAGCACGAGGCTTCGCAGATAATCAAGGAGATCGCCTCCGGACTCGATTTTCTGCACAAGAAGGGCATTGCCCATCGTGATCTCAAGCCGGAGAATATTCTGTGTGTCAAGACGGATTCGCTGTGCCCAATCAAGATTTGCGACTTTGATTTGGGTTCGGGGATTAAGTTCACCACGGATATCTCGTCGCCAGCAGCCACTCCCCAGTTATTGACACCA GTTGGCAGTGCTGAGTTTATGGCTCCGGAAGTGGTCGATTTGTTTGTGGGCGAGGCACACTATTACGATAAGAGGTGCGATTTGTGGTCCTTGGGAGTCATTGCTTACATATTGCTCTGCGGCTATCCGCCATTTTCGGGCAACTGTGGTGAAGATTGCGGCTGGAATCGCGGTGAAAACTGTCGCACGTGCCAGGAGCTGCTTTTCGAGTCCATTCAAGAAG gACACTTTTCTTTCCCGGAGGCCGAGTGGCACGATGTCAGCGATGAGGCCAAGGATCTAATTTCTAACCTGCTCGTCAAGCAGGCTGCAAAACGCCTCAGCGCCGAGGCAGTGTTGAATCACCCTTGGATTCGTATGTGCGAGAACGAGCCACCAGCCAGCAAGCATGCCAGGCGCCACAAGGCTCTGCAAACGCCCAGTAACATCCGACG caaTCACCAGTCGGCAAGAGAAATCTCGCAGTTTGCCGAATCTGCCATGGCCGTCAAGCGTGTGGTCCTACAGCATTTCTCGATGCGCTACGATTACATGAAAGAGCGCCCCAACATCTACCAGCCATCGCAGGCCTACATGGACGCCTATAGCGATGAAAACTACAATCCCAAGCCGCCGGGTCATTACACTCGCAATCGCTCGCAGCGCAATCCCGCTGCCTCCTTGTGCGGCTACGGAGGGCGTATGTCCTCAATGCACGGCCAGCGGGCTAATAGCCGTCAGTCTTCCCGAAATGCTTCTCGCAATGCATCTGCAATTTATCCAAATAGCGGGGGCTTTAAGACTTTGAACGTTCATGAGGAAGATGACGACGATGAAGCTCTCGAGGCTTTTGGCCGCatcgacgatgatgatgacgatgagtGGGCGAGGTCAACAAGGGAATATCAGCAGCGGCGTGAGATGCAACAGCGGCAGGAGGCGCTGGGCGAGGATCGCTATAGGCGTCAGAGCGGAAGCGAGGGCGACGATGTGGAAGATGAGGATGGAGAGAATGAGGACTATCAGCACTATAAGCATTATTGGCGCGAATTAGACGAGGACGAGGGCGACGACTATTTGTATGAGCAGCAACAGCGCGTCGATGATATagtcgaggaggaggagttcgaGGATGAACCAAAGGAGGAAACTCAAGCTGACAATCTAAAGCTATCGAAAGCTTACGTGGAGCAAGTTGGCGAGACCAATGTGGAGATATCGAAGCCACAGGACGACAACGGTGGGTATATAAGGGAGGACCTTATTATGGATAATATGGATATGGAGGAAAAAACTCAGCAAAGCGAATTTGCTAAGCTCACCGTAATGCGCAAAGATGCGCAGAAGGAGGAGAATGATATAATGCAGCAGCATGATGAGGAGAAGGAGGAAAAACAGCAGGATGATGTTGATGGGGCTAAGAAGCAAGGACCATCAAGTGATATTAGTGCTACTACCATCACCGATAATAACAAGCAGCAAACACCAGTTATGACTACAACACACATTAacaactggcaaactggcgaTGCAATTGAAGATGATGATGTTAAACTATTGGATAGTATTAGTgatttaaatgaaaagctaCCTGAAATTTATGAGACTGCAAATATTGTTGTCAACTCAGCGGCAGTGCCAGCAGCATCGacaccagcagcatcagcaacacgCCCACCAACCGATAACCCAAAGGAAGATGATTCGAACGTAATCAAACCGACAACTGCTACTGAGGGGACAACAATGCGAACGACTTTTGGCCAGGCAGCTGAAGAGGAGAAGCCTGTAGCCCAATCCCACACCGCGGGCCACCACAGCAAGACCGGCCGCACTGTTAACTTTGCCCCCGATGCATATCAGAACGACGAGGATGCCGATATCGATGAGGACGACGACtacgatgaggatgaggaggaggatctGCACGAGCACAGCAAGCAACAGCTGCCTTCCAATGCCTACACTCGGaagcagcgacagcagcaccAGCGGTACATTGTGCCACGCTACCAGCCTGCGGATCACGTTCCTCAGAGGCAGCACACCGAAAACTGGCGTTATCGCACCCATCACtcgcaggagcagcagccgaCAGCGGACTATCGCAAGTATCGCCCGCCGTTTAGCACCGGAGGCGGAGGTGGCCACCATGGCAACCAGCAGCGCAATTACTTGGGGAGCTTCTCGCACAGCGGCGGTGCCGCTGGTTACAAGATTCCTCCAATGGCGCCACCAATGCAGCCGCCTCCGCGGCACAACAGCGCCggaagcagtggcagtggcagcggcagcggcggatCTCCGCCATCTGATGAGCAGTCGAACATTCGCAACTGGCGTCAGGATTGTGTTTACGCCCGCAGTTGCGGCATGAACCAGGGACCGGAACAGCAGCGGCACCACCGTTCGTCGGGCCAGCGTGTCCCGCAGCAACAGCGGATTGGCAGTGGGCGCTTCGCCCACCTGCAGGCGACCCAATTGATGGATGAGTTGCCTGATATGAGGATCGGCCTTTCGCCGCCCAGCGAGAGTGTGCTGCTGCAACGGCGCCTGCGCCAGCAACAGCGGGCCAACGATTTGTCCGAGTACTGCGAGCCGGCCACCGCCAGTGGTTAG
- the LOC122622509 gene encoding probable serine/threonine-protein kinase MARK-C isoform X1 — protein sequence MVELEEHKSGTAASAANASNNNNNNHPRGSGDSGIRSGSGISCSNTDNSCSQSQSDGQNELTRYSSEDVSGNESSEAPNMTEVERQAELNRHKEEMQKKRRKKRISSSLHSSTFQELYKLTGEILGEGAYASVQTCVNIYTDLEYAVKVIDKIPGHARARVFREVETFHHCQGHLGILQLIEFFEDDEKFYLVFEKINGGPLLTRIQEHICFSEHEASQIIKEIASGLDFLHKKGIAHRDLKPENILCVKTDSLCPIKICDFDLGSGIKFTTDISSPAATPQLLTPVGSAEFMAPEVVDLFVGEAHYYDKRCDLWSLGVIAYILLCGYPPFSGNCGEDCGWNRGENCRTCQELLFESIQEGHFSFPEAEWHDVSDEAKDLISNLLVKQAAKRLSAEAVLNHPWIRMCENEPPASKHARRHKALQTPSNIRRNHQSAREISQFAESAMAVKRVVLQHFSMRYDYMKERPNIYQPSQAYMDAYSDENYNPKPPGHYTRNRSQRNPAASLCGYGGRMSSMHGQRANSRQSSRNASRNASAIYPNSGGFKTLNVHEEDDDDEALEAFGRIDDDDDDEWARSTREYQQRREMQQRQEALGEDRYRRQSGSEGDDVEDEDGENEDYQHYKHYWRELDEDEGDDYLYEQQQRVDDIVEEEEFEDEPKEETQADNLKLSKAYVEQVGETNVEISKPQDDNGGYIREDLIMDNMDMEEKTQQSEFAKLTVMRKDAQKEENDIMQQHDEEKEEKQQDDVDGAKKQGPSSDISATTITDNNKQQTPVMTTTHINNWQTGDAIEDDDVKLLDSISDLNEKLPEIYETANIVVNSAAVPAASTPAASATRPPTDNPKEDDSNVIKPTTATEGTTMRTTFGQAAEEEKPVAQSHTAGHHSKTGRTVNFAPDAYQNDEDADIDEDDDYDEDEEEDLHEHSKQQLPSNAYTRKQRQQHQRYIVPRYQPADHVPQRQHTENWRYRTHHSQEQQPTADYRKYRPPFSTGGGGGHHGNQQRNYLGSFSHSGGAAGYKIPPMAPPMQPPPRHNSAGSSGSGSGSGGSPPSDEQSNIRNWRQDCVYARSCGMNQGPEQQRHHRSSGQRVPQQQRIGSGRFAHLQATQLMDELPDMRIGLSPPSESVLLQRRLRQQQRANDLSEYCEPATASG from the exons atggtggagctggaggagcacaaGTCCGGGACAGCTGCCTCTGCTGCAAAtgcaagcaacaacaacaacaacaatcaccCCCGTGGATCTGGGGACAGCGGCATCCGGAGTGGCAGCGGCATTTCCTGCAGCAACACGGACAACAGCTGCAGCCAGAGTCAGTCAG ACGGACAGAATGAGCTGACGCGCTACAGCAGCGAGGATGTGTCGGGCAATGAGTCCAGTGAGGCGCCCAACATGACCGAGGTGGAACGCCAGGCGGAGCTTAACAGGCACAAGGAGGAGATGCAGAAGAAGCGGCGGAAGAAACGCATCAGCTCCTCTCTACATTCGTCAACCTTTCAGG AGCTGTACAAGCTGACTGGCGAGATTCTTGGCGAGGGAGCCTACGCATCGGTGCAAACTTGCGTTAACATCTACACCGATCTGGAGTACGCCGTGAAGGTGATCGATAAGATACCGGGACATGCGCGTGCACGTGTATTTCGCGAAGTGGAGACATTCCATCACTGCCAGGGCCATTTGGGCATCTTGCAACTGATCGAATTCTTCGAGGATGACGAAAAGTTCTACCTGGTATTTGAGAAGATCAACGGTGGTCCATTGCTAACGCGCATTCAGGAGCACATTTGCTTCTCTGAGCACGAGGCTTCGCAGATAATCAAGGAGATCGCCTCCGGACTCGATTTTCTGCACAAGAAGGGCATTGCCCATCGTGATCTCAAGCCGGAGAATATTCTGTGTGTCAAGACGGATTCGCTGTGCCCAATCAAGATTTGCGACTTTGATTTGGGTTCGGGGATTAAGTTCACCACGGATATCTCGTCGCCAGCAGCCACTCCCCAGTTATTGACACCA GTTGGCAGTGCTGAGTTTATGGCTCCGGAAGTGGTCGATTTGTTTGTGGGCGAGGCACACTATTACGATAAGAGGTGCGATTTGTGGTCCTTGGGAGTCATTGCTTACATATTGCTCTGCGGCTATCCGCCATTTTCGGGCAACTGTGGTGAAGATTGCGGCTGGAATCGCGGTGAAAACTGTCGCACGTGCCAGGAGCTGCTTTTCGAGTCCATTCAAGAAG gACACTTTTCTTTCCCGGAGGCCGAGTGGCACGATGTCAGCGATGAGGCCAAGGATCTAATTTCTAACCTGCTCGTCAAGCAGGCTGCAAAACGCCTCAGCGCCGAGGCAGTGTTGAATCACCCTTGGATTCGTATGTGCGAGAACGAGCCACCAGCCAGCAAGCATGCCAGGCGCCACAAGGCTCTGCAAACGCCCAGTAACATCCGACG caaTCACCAGTCGGCAAGAGAAATCTCGCAGTTTGCCGAATCTGCCATGGCCGTCAAGCGTGTGGTCCTACAGCATTTCTCGATGCGCTACGATTACATGAAAGAGCGCCCCAACATCTACCAGCCATCGCAGGCCTACATGGACGCCTATAGCGATGAAAACTACAATCCCAAGCCGCCGGGTCATTACACTCGCAATCGCTCGCAGCGCAATCCCGCTGCCTCCTTGTGCGGCTACGGAGGGCGTATGTCCTCAATGCACGGCCAGCGGGCTAATAGCCGTCAGTCTTCCCGAAATGCTTCTCGCAATGCATCTGCAATTTATCCAAATAGCGGGGGCTTTAAGACTTTGAACGTTCATGAGGAAGATGACGACGATGAAGCTCTCGAGGCTTTTGGCCGCatcgacgatgatgatgacgatgagtGGGCGAGGTCAACAAGGGAATATCAGCAGCGGCGTGAGATGCAACAGCGGCAGGAGGCGCTGGGCGAGGATCGCTATAGGCGTCAGAGCGGAAGCGAGGGCGACGATGTGGAAGATGAGGATGGAGAGAATGAGGACTATCAGCACTATAAGCATTATTGGCGCGAATTAGACGAGGACGAGGGCGACGACTATTTGTATGAGCAGCAACAGCGCGTCGATGATATagtcgaggaggaggagttcgaGGATGAACCAAAGGAGGAAACTCAAGCTGACAATCTAAAGCTATCGAAAGCTTACGTGGAGCAAGTTGGCGAGACCAATGTGGAGATATCGAAGCCACAGGACGACAACGGTGGGTATATAAGGGAGGACCTTATTATGGATAATATGGATATGGAGGAAAAAACTCAGCAAAGCGAATTTGCTAAGCTCACCGTAATGCGCAAAGATGCGCAGAAGGAGGAGAATGATATAATGCAGCAGCATGATGAGGAGAAGGAGGAAAAACAGCAGGATGATGTTGATGGGGCTAAGAAGCAAGGACCATCAAGTGATATTAGTGCTACTACCATCACCGATAATAACAAGCAGCAAACACCAGTTATGACTACAACACACATTAacaactggcaaactggcgaTGCAATTGAAGATGATGATGTTAAACTATTGGATAGTATTAGTgatttaaatgaaaagctaCCTGAAATTTATGAGACTGCAAATATTGTTGTCAACTCAGCGGCAGTGCCAGCAGCATCGacaccagcagcatcagcaacacgCCCACCAACCGATAACCCAAAGGAAGATGATTCGAACGTAATCAAACCGACAACTGCTACTGAGGGGACAACAATGCGAACGACTTTTGGCCAGGCAGCTGAAGAGGAGAAGCCTGTAGCCCAATCCCACACCGCGGGCCACCACAGCAAGACCGGCCGCACTGTTAACTTTGCCCCCGATGCATATCAGAACGACGAGGATGCCGATATCGATGAGGACGACGACtacgatgaggatgaggaggaggatctGCACGAGCACAGCAAGCAACAGCTGCCTTCCAATGCCTACACTCGGaagcagcgacagcagcaccAGCGGTACATTGTGCCACGCTACCAGCCTGCGGATCACGTTCCTCAGAGGCAGCACACCGAAAACTGGCGTTATCGCACCCATCACtcgcaggagcagcagccgaCAGCGGACTATCGCAAGTATCGCCCGCCGTTTAGCACCGGAGGCGGAGGTGGCCACCATGGCAACCAGCAGCGCAATTACTTGGGGAGCTTCTCGCACAGCGGCGGTGCCGCTGGTTACAAGATTCCTCCAATGGCGCCACCAATGCAGCCGCCTCCGCGGCACAACAGCGCCggaagcagtggcagtggcagcggcagcggcggatCTCCGCCATCTGATGAGCAGTCGAACATTCGCAACTGGCGTCAGGATTGTGTTTACGCCCGCAGTTGCGGCATGAACCAGGGACCGGAACAGCAGCGGCACCACCGTTCGTCGGGCCAGCGTGTCCCGCAGCAACAGCGGATTGGCAGTGGGCGCTTCGCCCACCTGCAGGCGACCCAATTGATGGATGAGTTGCCTGATATGAGGATCGGCCTTTCGCCGCCCAGCGAGAGTGTGCTGCTGCAACGGCGCCTGCGCCAGCAACAGCGGGCCAACGATTTGTCCGAGTACTGCGAGCCGGCCACCGCCAGTGGTTAG
- the LOC122622510 gene encoding uncharacterized protein LOC122622510, giving the protein MGITPQCSPIKNKIFVFFCRGIHTRHRKKPILRSQEFNYQNNYIDHSYAFFHVENDYRAFFITIGRSRLLHLDSFLLDERGEFIRNGTSVYEYYTGFDCVYDRIYFLERLLKECQTEQNSTHRNISNPELMVLHFPQLKAPTYHTVSMADSTLHLNWVIWLFGLVILICCCLK; this is encoded by the coding sequence ATGGGAATAACTCCACAATGCTCGCccatcaaaaataaaatatttgtatttttttgccGAGGCATACACACAAGACATCGGAAGAAACCAATACTGCGATCCCAAGAGTTCAATtaccaaaataattacatagaCCACTCGTACGCCTTTTTCCACGTGGAAAACGATTATCGAGCTTTCTTCATTACGATTGGGAGAAGCcggctgctccatctagattCGTTTCTACTGGACGAAAGAGGTGAATTCATTCGAAATGGGACATCAGTCTACGAATACTACACGGGTTTCGACTGCGTGTATGACaggatttattttttagagaGACTCCTCAAAGAATGCCAGACTGAGCAAAATTCCACGCATAGGAACATCTCAAATCCCGAATTGATGGTTCTACACTTTCCCCAATTGAAGGCTCCAACCTACCATACGGTGTCCATGGCAGATAGCACCCTGCACCTGAATTGGGTTATCTGGCTTTTTGGATTGGTTATActtatttgttgctgcctgAAATAA